From Coffea arabica cultivar ET-39 chromosome 2e, Coffea Arabica ET-39 HiFi, whole genome shotgun sequence, the proteins below share one genomic window:
- the LOC113730462 gene encoding glycerol-3-phosphate acyltransferase 5-like, producing the protein MESALSELEGTLVKDPDPFSYFMLVAFEASSIFRFAFLLILWPVIRLLEIWGQRDAGLKLMIFVATAGVPISEIEAVARAVLPKFYFDDIDMDAWKVFSSYDKRIVVTKTPRIMVERFVKEHLRADDVIGSELSVNRFGWATGFIKDDFDSISDRVSELFEDEQPSLGLGRTEYSGSEFLHLCKEQPHPRITSNKKHDRQFIRPLPVIFHDGRLVKRPTPSTALLILLWIPLGIILAAIRIVVGLMLPMKSIQRMAPLFGGKVMVKGKPPPPPSGSTSGVLFVCTHRTLMDPVVLSAVLHRRIPAVTYSISRFTEILSPIPTVRLTRIRDIDAEKIKQQLEKGDLVVCPEGTTCREPFLLRFSKLFAELTDRIVPVAMNYRVGFFHATTARGWKALDPIFFFMNPRPIYEVTFLNQLPVEATCSSGKSPHDVANYVQRILAATLGFECTNFTRRDKYRVLAGNDGIVSQTSTAESLKKLMSGFKQYLFVKDHGRKRSEKYKSIGCLIVLRSPLIPVFRFKSVYERT; encoded by the exons ATGGAGTCTGCTCTTTCCGAGCTCGAAGGGACCCTTGTAAAGGATCCTGATCCATTTTCCTACTTCATGTTAGTAGCTTTCGAGGCATCAAGCATATTTCGATTTGCTTTCTTGCTAATTTTATGGCCAGTTATCCGTTTGCTGGAGATTTGGGGACAAAGAGATGCGGGCCTAAAGTTGATGATTTTTGTTGCCACGGCTGGGGTGCCTATATCCGAGATCGAAGCCGTGGCAAGGGCAGTGTTGCCCAagttttactttgatgacattgaTATGGATGCTTGGAAGGTCTTCAGCTCCTATGACAAGAGAATTGTGGTGACTAAAACCCCGAGGATTATGGTGGAGAGGTTTGTGAAAGAGCATTTGCGAGCTGATGATGTTATTGGGAGTGAACTTTCGGTCAATCGGTTTGGATGGGCTACGGGTTTCATCAAAGATGATTTTGATTCAATCTCCGACCGCGTTTCTGAATTATTCGAAGATGAACAACCTAGTTTGGGCCTAGGAAGGACAGAATATTCTGGCTCTGAATTCTTACACTTGTGCAAG GAACAACCTCATCCGCGAATCACCAGCAACAAGAAACATGACCGCCAGTTCATCCGCCCACTGCCAGTGATCTTCCACGATGGCCGGCTAGTGAAGCGGCCAACACCATCAACTGCCCTCCTAATTCTCTTATGGATTCCTCTGGGAATCATTCTCGCTGCAATTCGCATTGTCGTTGGCCTCATGCTTCCCATGAAATCTATTCAACGTATGGCTCCTCTATTCGGTGGCAAAGTGATGGTGAAAGGAAAACCTCCTCCGCCGCCATCTGGCTCCACCTCTGGAGTGCTATTTGTCTGCACGCACCGAACCTTAATGGACCCCGTCGTCCTCTCCGCCGTCCTCCATCGTAGAATTCCAGCAGTAACATACTCCATTTCTCGCTTTACCGAGATCTTATCCCCTATTCCAACTGTCCGCTTGACGAGAATCCGAGACATAGATGCTGAAAAGATTAAACAACAACTGGAAAAGGGAGATTTGGTCGTCTGCCCTGAAGGAACAACGTGTAGAGAACCCTTTCTATTGAGGTTCAGCAAACTTTTCGCAGAACTAACCGACCGAATAGTTCCAGTGGCCATGAACTATAGGGTTGGGTTTTTCCATGCAACCACTGCTAGGGGTTGGAAAGCTTTGGaccccatatttttcttcatgaaTCCCAGACCAATTTATGAGGTAACATTTTTAAATCAGCTCCCTGTGGAAGCAACCTGCTCTTCAGGTAAGAGCCCACATGATGTTGCTAATTATGTTCAGAGGATCTTGGCTGCCACACTTGGTTTCGAGTGTACGAATTTCACCCGCAGGGATAAATACAGGGTTCTTGCTGGCAACGATGGGATAGTTTCACAAACATCCACTGCCGAAAGCCTCAAGAAATTGATGAGCGGATTCAAGCAG TATCTATTCGTCAAAGATCATGGACGCAAGAGAAGCGAAAAATACAAAAGCATTGGCTGCCTGATTGTGCTCCGAAGCCCTTTAATACCTGTCTTCAGATTCAAAAGTGTCTATGAACGAACATGA